In one window of Myxococcales bacterium DNA:
- a CDS encoding sulfotransferase domain-containing protein, whose protein sequence is MSRTDLETSTSEAVAASLIPKPARLWVSHRYRAWREGQDARACDAMVLSRAKSGRTWLRAMLSRLYQQHYGLEEAQLLEFDNFHRQNAEIPTFYFTHGQYLRKRFEDAEWSRSFGDRRIVFLVRNPCDVAVSEYFQSTKRASDRKVELYGVDRDASMFDFVMSGPIGLPSIVEYLNGWAPIMAAHGHALVVRYEDLRADPVRGLGRVSRFLDEPFSEQEIAEAVEFADFENLKELERTNFFNNKRLSPKNPDDPDSFKVRRGKVGGYADYFDAEQVETMEQYVRGHLDPVFDYFRS, encoded by the coding sequence ATGTCGCGAACAGACCTCGAGACCTCCACCAGCGAGGCCGTGGCAGCCTCTCTGATCCCCAAACCAGCCCGGTTGTGGGTTTCTCATCGCTATCGCGCGTGGCGCGAGGGGCAGGACGCCCGTGCCTGCGACGCAATGGTGCTCTCGCGCGCCAAGAGCGGTCGCACCTGGCTGCGGGCCATGCTTTCGCGGCTCTACCAGCAGCATTACGGCCTCGAAGAAGCCCAGCTGCTCGAGTTCGACAATTTTCATCGACAAAACGCCGAGATCCCGACGTTCTACTTTACCCACGGCCAATACCTGCGGAAGCGCTTCGAGGACGCGGAATGGAGCCGCAGCTTCGGCGACCGGCGCATCGTGTTTCTCGTCAGGAATCCGTGCGACGTCGCGGTCTCCGAGTACTTTCAGTCGACCAAGCGCGCAAGTGACCGCAAGGTCGAGCTCTACGGAGTGGATCGCGACGCGTCTATGTTCGACTTCGTGATGAGCGGGCCCATCGGCCTGCCGTCCATCGTCGAGTACCTGAACGGGTGGGCGCCCATCATGGCCGCGCACGGGCATGCGTTGGTCGTTCGCTACGAAGACCTCCGGGCCGACCCGGTGCGGGGTCTGGGCCGGGTGTCCCGGTTCCTCGATGAGCCGTTTTCGGAGCAGGAGATCGCCGAGGCGGTCGAGTTCGCCGACTTCGAAAACCTGAAGGAACTCGAGCGCACGAATTTCTTCAACAACAAGCGCCTGAGTCCGAAGAATCCGGACGACCCCGACTCCTTCAAGGTGCGGCGCGGAAAGGTCGGCGGCTACGCGGACTACTTCGACGCGGAGCAGGTCGAGACGATGGAACAATACGTCCGCGGCCACCTCGATCCGGTCTTCGACTACTTCCGCAGCTAG
- a CDS encoding AMP-binding protein, with protein MSPTDRSHRPLADPATAHATHNPGSWISHWAELGGERCALVFEREGRSYTRSYTAFEDDVAKLAQLFVERGVVPGDRIAILLDNHPAYLEAVFAGARIGAITLPINTRLAAAELEFILADATPRLVLSDEKSDALLDRVPGAAIDRISVPRDPDDWRIQLRATSPLHDNLPVRADDPMLLMYTSGTTGAPKGALLPHRKALFNSLNAEGCFAIQADDRCLVVTPLFHSLGLHILSLPIFHAGACVVLQSGFDAEAVLESIPRHQITYMGGVPTHYERLLKRLQQSAPSHFDLSSLKFLFAAGAAASIQTIRAFAERGVILKQGYGQTETSMLCCLDVDQALRKAGSVGRPLEHLELRVVNRKSLAGSPANWEDVAASGEEEPGDISQVGEIVVRGPITMLAYWRQEEATRETLREGWLLTGDLARIDREGFITLVGRSREMFISGGENVYPAEVEAAYQKHPAILEIAVVGIPHDEWGEVGSAYVVMAAECDCDPQALREWGREKLASYKLPHSFHAVASLPKTASGKVQKHRLG; from the coding sequence GTGTCCCCCACCGATCGTTCACACCGCCCACTCGCCGACCCCGCGACCGCACACGCAACCCACAATCCGGGTAGCTGGATCTCCCACTGGGCCGAGCTCGGCGGCGAGCGATGCGCCCTCGTCTTCGAGCGCGAGGGCCGCAGCTACACCCGTTCCTACACGGCCTTCGAAGACGACGTCGCAAAGCTCGCTCAGCTCTTTGTCGAACGCGGTGTCGTCCCCGGAGATCGCATCGCAATCCTGCTCGACAACCATCCGGCATACCTCGAGGCGGTTTTCGCCGGCGCGAGGATTGGCGCCATCACGCTCCCGATCAACACGCGACTCGCAGCCGCTGAACTCGAGTTCATTCTCGCGGACGCAACGCCCCGGTTGGTGCTTTCGGATGAAAAATCCGATGCGTTGCTGGACCGGGTTCCCGGCGCCGCAATCGATCGCATCTCGGTTCCCCGGGACCCGGACGACTGGAGAATCCAACTTCGGGCGACCTCGCCCCTGCACGACAACCTCCCCGTGCGCGCCGACGATCCGATGCTGCTGATGTACACGTCCGGTACCACCGGCGCGCCGAAGGGCGCCCTGCTCCCCCACCGCAAGGCGCTCTTCAACAGCCTGAACGCCGAAGGCTGCTTTGCAATTCAAGCCGACGATCGCTGCCTCGTGGTCACCCCACTCTTCCATTCCCTGGGACTGCACATCTTGTCGCTTCCGATCTTTCACGCCGGAGCCTGCGTCGTCTTGCAATCGGGTTTCGACGCCGAGGCGGTACTCGAGTCGATCCCGCGCCATCAGATCACCTACATGGGAGGCGTGCCGACCCACTATGAGCGGCTGCTCAAGCGTCTACAACAATCCGCGCCGTCGCACTTCGACCTGAGTTCGCTGAAGTTCCTCTTTGCTGCCGGCGCTGCCGCCTCGATCCAGACCATCCGCGCCTTCGCCGAACGGGGCGTGATTCTCAAGCAAGGGTACGGCCAGACGGAAACTTCCATGCTGTGCTGTCTGGACGTGGACCAGGCGCTGCGCAAGGCCGGGAGTGTGGGGCGACCGCTCGAACATCTGGAACTGCGGGTGGTGAATCGCAAGAGTCTCGCGGGAAGCCCTGCCAACTGGGAAGACGTCGCCGCGTCCGGGGAAGAAGAACCCGGGGACATCTCGCAAGTTGGCGAAATCGTCGTGCGCGGTCCCATCACGATGTTGGCCTACTGGCGCCAGGAAGAAGCCACCCGCGAAACCTTGCGCGAGGGCTGGCTGCTGACGGGAGACCTGGCCCGCATCGATCGCGAAGGGTTCATCACCCTGGTGGGTCGCTCGCGAGAAATGTTCATCTCCGGCGGCGAGAACGTATACCCGGCGGAAGTAGAGGCCGCCTACCAGAAACATCCCGCAATTCTCGAAATTGCCGTCGTCGGGATCCCCCATGACGAGTGGGGAGAAGTCGGCTCCGCGTACGTAGTGATGGCGGCGGAATGTGACTGCGACCCACAGGCACTGCGCGAGTGGGGGCGGGAAAAACTGGCGAGCTACAAGCTTCCGCACAGTTTCCATGCAGTGGCTTCGCTACCGAAGACGGCCTCCGGCAAGGTTCAAAAACACCGACTGGGTTGA
- the tilS gene encoding tRNA lysidine(34) synthetase TilS: MDAVLGKIEQAVESLGLRGQHILVAVSGGLDSSVLLHALAAVTDSCGLRVSVGHVNHGLRGAESEGDQKAVEAMAVGLGLPCRVTRIEVESAREGHSSRSRPTPQEAARTLRYEALEAMAETLAADRIATAHHLDDQAETVLMRMLRGCGPDGLGGIAESSRDGLIVRPLLWASLAEIRAYAEAAGVVWREDSSNASDRYTRNRVRRDWLPALSEAFNPQLARTLGQLAESHRRDAEWIADLVEAEFRNRFEIDSEQRIKIPKAGWGEVPEALARRLVVRAFHELGAGRDLSRVHIERTLAFLREGVSAPGGREVELPGGLRLLRTRQHLLLYRKNPESA, encoded by the coding sequence ATGGATGCGGTTCTTGGGAAAATTGAGCAAGCGGTCGAGTCCTTGGGGTTGAGGGGGCAGCACATTCTCGTGGCTGTGTCCGGTGGGTTGGACTCGAGTGTGTTGCTTCACGCATTGGCGGCTGTGACGGATTCTTGCGGTCTTCGTGTTTCGGTGGGCCATGTCAATCACGGGCTTCGCGGGGCGGAATCGGAAGGGGATCAAAAAGCAGTCGAGGCGATGGCCGTGGGTTTGGGACTGCCGTGTCGGGTAACTCGGATCGAGGTGGAATCGGCTCGCGAAGGACATTCGAGTCGCAGCCGGCCGACCCCACAAGAGGCGGCGAGGACGCTGCGATATGAAGCGTTGGAAGCAATGGCCGAAACGCTCGCCGCCGATCGCATCGCCACCGCACACCATTTGGACGACCAGGCCGAAACCGTCTTGATGCGGATGCTTCGGGGTTGCGGGCCCGATGGACTGGGCGGGATTGCGGAATCGAGTCGCGACGGTTTGATCGTGCGGCCGCTGCTCTGGGCAAGCCTGGCGGAAATCCGCGCGTACGCTGAGGCCGCGGGAGTCGTGTGGCGCGAGGACAGTTCGAACGCGAGCGACCGGTATACCCGCAACCGCGTTCGTCGCGATTGGCTACCTGCGCTGTCCGAAGCCTTCAACCCGCAACTTGCGCGCACGCTCGGGCAGCTGGCTGAATCACACCGACGCGACGCGGAATGGATTGCCGATCTCGTCGAAGCCGAGTTTCGCAATCGTTTCGAGATCGACAGTGAGCAGCGCATCAAGATCCCGAAGGCCGGTTGGGGGGAGGTTCCGGAAGCGCTCGCGCGGAGGCTGGTGGTACGCGCATTTCACGAACTCGGGGCCGGTCGCGACCTGAGTCGGGTACACATTGAGCGCACCTTGGCATTCCTGCGCGAGGGAGTGAGCGCTCCCGGAGGACGCGAGGTGGAATTGCCGGGGGGACTGCGCTTGCTCAGGACCCGACAGCACCTTCTCCTCTACCGGAAAAATCCGGAATCCGCCTAA
- the ftsH gene encoding ATP-dependent zinc metalloprotease FtsH produces MALWVVILVVILLLVTMLNQDEVAPPELAFSEFLSNVEDANIESLVIEEGAIKGRLNDGSEFTTFAPVVTQELIVLLREHDVRFSARPKDEGSFWRQILIMWFPLLLFIGLWIFFIRQMQSGGGKAMSFGKSKARMLTENDIQVTFADVAGIEESKLELQEIIEFLKEPKKFTRLGGRIPKGVLLVGPPGTGKTLLARAVAGEASVPFFAIAGSDFVEMFVGVGASRVRDLFLQGKKHAPCIIFIDEIDAVGRHRGAGLGGGHDEREQTLNQLLVEMDGFESNEGVILVAATNRPDVLDPALLRPGRFDRRVVVGRPDLRGRYEILKIHTRRVPLADDVDLHIQARGTPGMVGADLQNLVNEAALLAARRDAVRVAHSDFEDAKDKVMLGTERRSLIMSDEDKRITAYHEAGHALICLLTPEESDPVHKVTIIPRGMSLGVTQTMPVEDRFNLTKVQLHAQIRHAMGGRAAEELVFGHFSTGASNDLEQATTWARKMICQYGMSDLLGPVSYGENSSDVFLGRDIMSQKNYSEKKAEEIDAEVSSTLRQKYDEALKLLVDNRDVLDRIALALLERETLGTADLDLLLNNQELPPLEDIIQDESAKGTDKKSESEPSGGFSGGNVPDPEPMPS; encoded by the coding sequence ATGGCGCTATGGGTAGTCATCCTCGTCGTCATCTTGCTGCTCGTCACCATGCTGAATCAGGACGAGGTCGCACCGCCCGAACTCGCGTTCAGCGAGTTTTTGAGCAACGTCGAAGACGCCAACATAGAGAGCTTGGTCATCGAAGAGGGCGCCATCAAGGGGAGGCTCAACGACGGGAGTGAGTTCACCACCTTCGCCCCGGTCGTGACCCAGGAACTCATCGTCTTGTTGCGCGAGCACGACGTTCGCTTCTCGGCCCGACCCAAGGACGAAGGCAGTTTCTGGCGCCAAATCCTGATCATGTGGTTCCCGTTGTTGCTGTTCATCGGGCTCTGGATCTTTTTCATTCGGCAGATGCAATCCGGCGGCGGCAAGGCGATGAGCTTCGGCAAGTCGAAAGCTCGGATGCTCACGGAAAACGATATCCAGGTGACGTTTGCGGACGTTGCGGGCATCGAAGAATCCAAGTTGGAACTCCAGGAGATCATCGAGTTCTTGAAAGAGCCGAAGAAGTTCACGCGTCTCGGCGGCCGGATTCCCAAGGGCGTGTTGTTGGTAGGGCCTCCAGGGACGGGCAAAACCCTGCTCGCGCGTGCGGTGGCTGGGGAGGCCTCGGTTCCGTTCTTCGCGATTGCGGGTTCAGACTTTGTGGAAATGTTCGTGGGCGTGGGCGCATCGCGAGTGCGGGATCTCTTTCTTCAGGGCAAGAAACACGCGCCGTGCATCATCTTCATCGACGAAATTGACGCAGTGGGCCGCCACCGCGGCGCGGGTCTCGGCGGCGGACACGACGAACGCGAACAGACCTTGAACCAACTGCTGGTCGAGATGGATGGTTTTGAGAGCAACGAAGGCGTGATCCTGGTGGCGGCAACCAACCGTCCGGACGTGCTCGACCCGGCGCTGTTGCGGCCGGGGCGCTTCGATCGACGCGTGGTCGTCGGTCGGCCCGATCTTCGCGGACGCTACGAAATCCTCAAGATCCACACCCGCAGGGTTCCCCTCGCCGACGATGTCGATCTCCATATCCAGGCCCGAGGAACTCCGGGGATGGTCGGCGCAGATCTACAGAACCTGGTCAACGAGGCCGCACTGCTCGCGGCGCGCCGCGATGCGGTACGGGTTGCCCACTCGGACTTCGAGGACGCCAAGGACAAGGTCATGCTCGGGACAGAGCGCCGCAGCTTGATCATGAGTGATGAAGACAAGCGCATTACCGCCTATCACGAAGCGGGGCATGCGCTGATTTGCTTGCTCACGCCCGAAGAATCGGATCCCGTCCACAAGGTGACGATCATCCCACGCGGTATGTCACTGGGGGTGACCCAGACGATGCCGGTCGAGGATCGTTTCAACCTGACCAAGGTCCAGCTCCACGCGCAAATCCGTCACGCCATGGGGGGCAGGGCGGCGGAAGAACTCGTTTTTGGTCACTTCTCGACAGGGGCCTCAAATGATCTCGAGCAGGCTACCACCTGGGCGCGTAAAATGATCTGCCAGTACGGCATGAGTGATCTTTTGGGCCCGGTCAGCTACGGCGAAAACAGCTCTGATGTTTTCCTCGGGCGCGACATCATGTCGCAGAAGAATTACAGCGAGAAGAAGGCCGAAGAAATCGACGCAGAAGTATCCTCTACCCTGCGCCAAAAATACGACGAAGCCCTCAAGCTGCTGGTCGACAACCGCGATGTGCTCGATCGCATCGCCCTCGCGCTACTCGAAAGAGAAACGTTGGGAACGGCTGACCTCGACCTGCTGCTAAACAACCAAGAGCTCCCTCCGCTCGAAGACATCATTCAAGATGAGTCTGCCAAGGGGACCGACAAGAAGTCGGAATCTGAACCGAGTGGCGGATTTTCCGGTGGGAACGTTCCCGATCCGGAGCCGATGCCGAGCTAG
- a CDS encoding TIGR00159 family protein codes for MIQYLWAYLTDSWAQFALDFDPFRDSIDIMLVTAGIYWLLLLIRGTRAVQILVGLIVLMAASLASKSLELVAVGIVLDNFLNNAPLIMVVLFQHDIRRALARVGRGFFPVVSAQQESQIVEEVVRAAQTLARRKIGALMVLERESALADQVEVGTRIDSAVTKDLLASIFAPSSPLHDGAALIQDGRIAAVGCILPLTLKADLPEGVGTRHRAAVGITEETDAVVIVVSEETGTISIVMAGEMLRGLDAPQLRVALREILVNERRELPTIEEIARPLEVADAGDPGLESNRSGI; via the coding sequence GTGATTCAGTATCTGTGGGCATACTTGACGGATTCGTGGGCGCAATTCGCTCTCGACTTCGATCCCTTCCGCGATTCGATCGACATCATGCTGGTCACCGCCGGAATCTATTGGCTATTGCTGCTGATTCGCGGCACCCGCGCCGTGCAGATCCTGGTCGGCCTGATCGTCCTGATGGCGGCCAGCCTGGCATCCAAATCCCTTGAACTCGTCGCGGTGGGGATCGTGCTCGACAACTTCCTGAACAACGCGCCGCTGATCATGGTCGTGCTGTTTCAGCACGACATTCGGCGGGCGCTCGCGCGGGTGGGTCGAGGATTCTTTCCGGTGGTCTCCGCACAACAAGAGTCGCAGATCGTCGAAGAAGTGGTGCGTGCCGCGCAGACCCTGGCCCGCCGCAAAATTGGTGCGCTCATGGTGCTCGAGCGCGAGAGCGCTCTGGCTGACCAGGTCGAGGTGGGTACCCGAATCGATTCTGCCGTGACGAAGGACCTGCTCGCGTCGATTTTCGCGCCATCTTCTCCTCTGCACGATGGCGCTGCACTGATTCAGGACGGTCGCATCGCGGCCGTGGGTTGTATCCTCCCGCTGACGTTGAAAGCGGACTTGCCCGAAGGCGTGGGGACTCGGCACCGAGCGGCGGTCGGGATCACCGAGGAAACGGACGCGGTGGTGATCGTGGTGTCCGAGGAAACTGGAACCATCTCGATCGTCATGGCGGGCGAGATGCTGCGCGGACTCGATGCCCCGCAGCTGCGCGTGGCGTTGCGCGAAATTCTCGTCAACGAACGCCGCGAACTCCCGACGATCGAGGAAATCGCGCGTCCGCTCGAGGTTGCGGATGCGGGCGATCCGGGACTCGAATCCAATCGTTCGGGAATCTAG
- a CDS encoding phosphoglucosamine mutase codes for MSRTGKKLFGTDGVRGEANVYPMTAEVALALGQAIAFVFRGRGGRDKHRILIGKDTRLSGYMFEDALAAGITSMGVDVLQVGPMPTPALSFLTTDMRCDAGVMISASHNSYEDNGIKFFGQDGFKLADSIERRIEDLLGSEELRAGLATSDQLGAARRIDDAAARYIVKLKSGFPLDRDLNDFRIVLDCANGAAYKVGPVVLWELGADVHSMGIEPNGRNINADCGSLYPEKMAERVEEVSADIGIALDGDADRVVLVDERGKVLDGDMLLSLCARDMNSRGCLRGGGVVATVMSNLGLEKDLEGQGLKLRRTQVGDRYVVEAMREHGYNLGGEQSGHLIFLDHASTGDGLNTALQVLSIMARTGKKLSELIEGFQRFPQVLLGVRVVEKKPIESLPSVQQAIREVEAELGDRGRVLIRYSGTELLARIMVEGESEDNVQAIAQRLAEELARALAA; via the coding sequence ATGAGCAGAACCGGCAAGAAGCTGTTTGGAACCGATGGCGTCCGGGGCGAGGCGAACGTCTATCCGATGACCGCCGAGGTGGCACTGGCGCTCGGCCAGGCGATCGCATTTGTGTTTCGCGGGCGCGGCGGGCGAGACAAACACCGCATCCTGATCGGCAAGGACACTCGGCTTTCCGGATACATGTTCGAAGATGCCCTGGCGGCGGGAATTACCTCGATGGGTGTCGATGTGCTTCAGGTGGGGCCGATGCCCACTCCGGCGCTGTCGTTCCTCACCACCGACATGCGTTGCGATGCGGGCGTGATGATTTCCGCGAGCCACAATTCCTATGAGGACAATGGGATCAAGTTCTTCGGTCAGGACGGCTTCAAGCTCGCCGACTCGATCGAAAGGCGCATTGAAGATTTGTTGGGTTCGGAAGAGCTGCGTGCCGGGCTCGCGACATCGGACCAATTGGGGGCCGCTCGGCGTATCGATGACGCCGCCGCTCGCTACATAGTGAAGCTGAAGAGCGGGTTTCCTCTGGATCGCGACCTTAACGATTTTCGCATCGTGCTCGATTGCGCAAATGGCGCGGCGTACAAGGTGGGCCCGGTGGTCTTGTGGGAATTGGGCGCGGACGTTCACAGCATGGGGATCGAACCCAACGGTCGCAACATCAATGCGGATTGCGGCTCACTGTACCCTGAAAAAATGGCCGAGCGAGTCGAAGAAGTCAGTGCCGATATAGGGATTGCGCTCGACGGGGATGCAGACCGGGTGGTCCTGGTCGACGAACGGGGAAAGGTTTTGGACGGCGACATGTTGCTCTCGCTGTGTGCGCGGGACATGAACAGCCGCGGTTGTCTGCGCGGCGGCGGCGTGGTCGCGACGGTCATGAGCAACCTCGGCCTCGAAAAAGACCTCGAAGGCCAGGGCCTGAAACTGCGCCGCACCCAGGTGGGCGATCGCTATGTGGTCGAAGCCATGCGAGAGCACGGTTATAACTTGGGCGGCGAGCAGTCGGGCCACTTGATATTCCTGGACCACGCCAGCACTGGCGATGGCCTGAATACTGCGCTCCAGGTTCTGAGCATCATGGCACGGACTGGAAAAAAGCTTTCGGAATTGATCGAGGGCTTCCAGCGCTTTCCCCAGGTCTTGCTCGGTGTTCGCGTAGTGGAAAAGAAGCCGATCGAATCGCTGCCGAGCGTGCAGCAGGCCATTCGAGAAGTCGAAGCGGAGCTGGGCGACCGCGGTCGTGTGTTGATCCGCTACAGCGGCACCGAACTCCTGGCCAGGATCATGGTCGAGGGCGAAAGCGAAGACAACGTTCAGGCAATTGCGCAGCGTCTGGCGGAAGAACTTGCCCGCGCTCTCGCGGCTTGA
- a CDS encoding NAD(P)H-hydrate dehydratase — translation MISNRALSLVSAAEMRALDRHTISTLGVSGEILMETAGRAVADRVLAILSKNPGGEAPVGVICGAGNNGGDGFVVARHLHLLGIDVFAVLLCEAKGLPEDAANNHRRMLAVGVPVQNADWVVPRGGVVVDALFGTGLSRLLEGSASETVGRINRARKNGATVVCVDLPSGLNADTGQVMGVAVQADETVTLGLPKLGLCLEPGRSHAGRIYLARIGIADEAPKLVPRGELWTRATCAARLPARPAEGHKGSYGHVLLVAGSRGKTGAAHLAALGTARAGAGLVTLACPTGIGEILEIKTTEAMTVPVADTDDHSFAAAAISRLVSLAGERDVVAMGPGVGQNNETAGLMRELAKLVEQPLVIDADGLNAFASEPGLTSILISRSAATVLTPHPGEAARLLGMTSAEINRDRVSAARRLAESTGAVVLLKGAGSVISTPDGRLAINPTGGPELSAGGTGDVLTGMVAAFLAQGLDAFDAAALAAWIHGDAGDRLARRAGHSGLLASELADEIPQTCESLRGTSPELVEAVGRESEARRDERGFSFLLPFPGT, via the coding sequence ATGATTTCCAATCGGGCGCTGTCTCTGGTGAGTGCGGCTGAAATGCGCGCGCTGGATCGCCACACCATTTCGACGCTCGGGGTTTCTGGCGAGATCTTGATGGAGACCGCCGGACGCGCGGTCGCGGATCGCGTGCTCGCGATTCTTTCCAAGAACCCAGGTGGCGAGGCCCCGGTCGGGGTGATTTGCGGGGCAGGGAACAACGGAGGCGACGGCTTTGTCGTGGCGCGCCACCTGCATCTGCTCGGAATCGACGTATTCGCGGTCTTGCTTTGCGAAGCGAAGGGATTGCCCGAGGACGCGGCCAACAATCACAGGCGAATGTTGGCGGTTGGGGTTCCGGTGCAAAATGCCGACTGGGTCGTCCCCAGGGGCGGCGTGGTGGTGGACGCTCTCTTTGGAACCGGTCTGTCTCGCCTGCTCGAGGGCTCGGCGAGTGAGACCGTGGGTCGCATCAATCGCGCCCGGAAAAACGGTGCCACGGTCGTGTGCGTCGACTTGCCTTCGGGACTGAACGCCGACACTGGGCAAGTCATGGGGGTTGCGGTGCAGGCCGACGAGACGGTCACGCTGGGTCTGCCCAAGCTTGGACTGTGTCTCGAACCGGGACGTAGCCACGCGGGTCGTATTTACCTTGCGCGTATTGGCATCGCCGACGAGGCCCCGAAGCTGGTGCCCCGCGGCGAACTATGGACGCGAGCGACCTGCGCAGCACGTCTCCCCGCGCGCCCCGCCGAGGGCCACAAGGGCAGCTATGGCCACGTGCTGCTGGTCGCGGGATCCCGGGGCAAGACTGGCGCTGCGCATCTCGCGGCACTCGGCACGGCGAGGGCCGGAGCTGGCCTGGTGACTTTGGCATGTCCAACGGGCATCGGTGAAATTCTGGAGATCAAGACCACAGAGGCGATGACTGTTCCGGTCGCCGACACCGACGACCACAGCTTTGCCGCTGCGGCAATTTCGCGACTCGTTTCCTTGGCGGGCGAACGGGACGTCGTTGCGATGGGTCCGGGTGTGGGTCAAAACAACGAAACCGCAGGTCTGATGCGCGAGCTTGCGAAGCTCGTGGAGCAACCACTCGTAATCGATGCGGACGGCCTGAACGCATTCGCCAGCGAACCGGGGCTCACCTCTATTCTCATCTCCCGGAGCGCCGCAACGGTCCTCACTCCACATCCGGGAGAAGCTGCTCGCCTGCTCGGCATGACCAGTGCAGAGATCAACCGGGATCGCGTGTCTGCGGCACGTCGGCTGGCCGAGTCCACCGGCGCCGTGGTCTTGCTGAAGGGAGCCGGCAGCGTGATTTCGACCCCCGACGGCAGGCTGGCGATCAATCCGACAGGTGGGCCGGAGCTTTCTGCTGGTGGGACGGGAGACGTGTTGACCGGCATGGTGGCGGCGTTCCTGGCCCAGGGTCTGGACGCCTTCGATGCCGCTGCCCTCGCGGCCTGGATTCACGGCGACGCGGGCGACCGCCTGGCCCGGCGCGCCGGACATAGCGGCCTGTTGGCCAGTGAACTCGCGGACGAGATTCCCCAAACGTGCGAGTCCCTGCGCGGCACTTCACCTGAGCTTGTGGAAGCGGTTGGCCGCGAGTCGGAGGCGCGTCGTGACGAGCGAGGATTCTCGTTTCTCCTTCCATTCCCTGGAACCTGA
- the tsaE gene encoding tRNA (adenosine(37)-N6)-threonylcarbamoyltransferase complex ATPase subunit type 1 TsaE, which yields MTSEDSRFSFHSLEPEQTRSAAHALARILPDEGLVLSLSGALGVGKTQFVKGLAEGLGLDPSSVTSPTFAIVNEYRAEAGPPLIHMDFYRLESETALEEVGFLDLLALRAILAIEWGDRFPNALPADRMEIELDREISSENEAPHPTTTGEKFPREVRVVALGPVSRSVLRSWRDSQPWESAIESAKQYSRD from the coding sequence GTGACGAGCGAGGATTCTCGTTTCTCCTTCCATTCCCTGGAACCTGAGCAGACCCGCAGCGCTGCCCATGCGCTCGCCCGGATTCTGCCCGATGAGGGATTGGTGCTGAGTCTCTCCGGCGCACTGGGCGTCGGCAAGACGCAGTTCGTCAAGGGGCTCGCAGAGGGGCTCGGGCTGGACCCGAGTTCCGTCACCAGTCCCACCTTCGCCATCGTCAACGAGTACCGCGCCGAGGCAGGGCCCCCGTTGATTCACATGGATTTCTACCGCCTGGAGAGCGAGACGGCGCTCGAGGAGGTAGGGTTCCTCGACCTGCTGGCACTCAGGGCGATTCTCGCCATCGAATGGGGAGACCGCTTTCCCAATGCGTTGCCAGCGGATCGGATGGAGATTGAGCTCGATCGCGAGATCAGCAGCGAGAACGAGGCCCCGCACCCCACGACTACAGGCGAGAAATTCCCGCGCGAGGTTCGCGTCGTCGCGTTGGGACCGGTGAGCCGAAGCGTGCTTCGCTCATGGCGCGACTCGCAGCCGTGGGAAAGCGCGATCGAATCCGCGAAACAGTACAGCCGGGATTAG